The region CGTCGATATCGGCAAGCTCGACGAACTGATGAACATCGTCGGAGAGCTTGTCCTGGCCCACTCCTCCATCGCCGCCCTGGCGGAGCGGTTGCGGAGCGAGCGGTTCTCCCAGGGGGCCGTCGAGCTGGGCAAGTCCGCCAAGGTGCTGGAACGCAAACTGACCGATCTGCAGAAGGGGGTCATGGATATCCGCATGATCCCGGTCGGGCAGCTCTATGAGAAGATGTCCCGCATTGTCCGCACCATCTCCCGGGAACAGGGCAAGAAGGTGGAACTCCTCTTCCACGGAGCGGATACGGAGCTGGACAAGCTGATCGTGGAGGATATCTCCGACCCGATGATGCACATCATCAGAAACGCCATCGACCACGGCATCGAGAGCCCGGAGCAGCGGCTGGCGGCAGGCAAGCCGGAAAAGGGCGTCATCAGGATTTCCTCCTTCCAGAAGGGGAACCATGTCGTCATCGAGGTGGAGGACGACGGCGGGGGGATCGACATTGAAAAGGTCAAGGCCCGGGCGCTCCAGAAAGGCTTCGTGCATGACCTGAGCACGGTTTCCGACAAGGAGGTGCTCGATTTCATCTTCCTCCCCGGCTTCTCCACCACCGACCAGGTGAGCGAGGTCTCCGGGCGCGGCGTCGGCAT is a window of Geobacter sp. FeAm09 DNA encoding:
- a CDS encoding chemotaxis protein CheA, translated to MSAPAAGTPPLSAKSISRTVRVDIGKLDELMNIVGELVLAHSSIAALAERLRSERFSQGAVELGKSAKVLERKLTDLQKGVMDIRMIPVGQLYEKMSRIVRTISREQGKKVELLFHGADTELDKLIVEDISDPMMHIIRNAIDHGIESPEQRLAAGKPEKGVIRISSFQKGNHVVIEVEDDGGGIDIEKVKARALQKGFVHDLSTVSDKEVLDFIFLPGFSTTDQVSEVSGRGVGMDVVRNNIAAISGLVDIETTRGQGTRFIITLPITLAIIKSLIISCAGRTYALPVTSVLESLLLTGHDIKTVERREVTQLRDTTLPLLRLEEFLCLNRRSDRPGEFYVVVVGAAEKRLGVVVDELLGQQDIVIKSLGEGFRRFPGIAGAADLGDQRTILVLDVGGMINDTMRSGS